Proteins encoded within one genomic window of Vidua macroura isolate BioBank_ID:100142 chromosome 2, ASM2450914v1, whole genome shotgun sequence:
- the AKAP11 gene encoding A-kinase anchor protein 11 isoform X2: protein MDMYARAQGNRMKSRISVEKSFGESILHSMKSLLHSRKELCNVSAEECLNQEKQENFIEITFIGFVEGMDTAHLQELSAVSVELPDVLKSLQLRKLKENEAVFLKDLKKTSGKPYVMKHQNQLPEVFCVMRLSPSFPRIKVDYIFTLLSKYTAGISYAVEINSSQKHQTETTHGEDDDTNQSVSSIEDDFVTAFEQLDEDEPSKILSAGTCSFTSQNHRDAASQTIPAQCLEAVDSKMVVGSAQRKSSARSSTLIDILGLKELSSVKNSVTTSISDPWIQRSFYKPYNPSDQSVNFLRKTLFSSSPAESSESDCSSPSPIIFLDEEGYQKSLKAKLQLPKIPVVKDGIEDSDSEVSEFFDSFDQFDELEQALENSCKIIKDPILGNPAQKRRTAHEKLSSAGITMNPQKFKFDRPTLPANVKKPTPRKPESPYSSIFEVPDSPRPVQTSAEENGGFFSPIRTSAFSPLGSCGSSKCLCRINLGGDGTGQSHRDAAYDSYSAYADSVSCEILGSVLFSESSSEQMCAENDSKHKRVTLKGKKRQAADLKMKTSKEPEKQTKSKHKSLMIRDSIQKFATELVEKSFGSAFKDLQKGVSSCTNALCHLASRLTSSVFQMAFYEIGRRRAISLKERAINGIANFLVSEAITGALKELHQVKKQIFNNTVARFAADLAEELVFEGIMEVCQFSYPSTPNAQSSSFDYENKVVRSYARDLSESVIQEAFIELSQVDVTFTTQAAISVSMDNIKYVSAESMLESTQTSTVSPNFNDRVAQKPIQDSKKEYTVQQALFCTSGVVSSIPVPLAGRALCQQQLSSDAYKVKVSTVPDAGDSTKIFKDSAHPFFTSRTREEELASFRNIYLTSDHSQSTESTPSLFCNQNDTKLANNRSGMNSNSELTSGSKGINTFSGTMVDMIVNEAYETITSSRVTKAVEEYSDFLTRKVIDKKPYVQDTGEGSPKSMFADHLAKYVIKQSVEESKTVLCNTSESLTCNVSSQTYRGTNRKEQCVIKKQEAEKQSNVSIIVEQQQLPLNNPCKFLTPTHSVQCILESKDSWQDQKGNNFSSKSPPPCSTVTSARRVLEDCTDTGSCSITCLNKPSKKSDTQKPSAGALNYRLTDCFLHTNSFPSEMFVSEGALQMEEKSSLKHGNTCLMPDTPPPTPLVPCQGSSERNLKKLSKKLKGELAKEFAPATPPSTPYNPSTTDSSETEHDSLENEEFMLKLMWSLSEEVESSEDEDHSEMPVEKEEHSAKTIQYADCLASHIISVATEMAASHLGGKTSEREAGRQAQLGMQKKRCRYTAFVNIPEETCNSLWNYAGDMAGKVINEAKKVVKSRHCKLLRLKRVNCQVDCFYLSKGDKDGNSKEWCGPVQDQWLGGRDSPGLPLPQGSGTTGLTSKYPSCESVTDEYADHVIRVLKREGGNAELLVDQYASRLAYRSIKSGLQQAARKTKFRYSKKTFPGQNAQVNGKLELIKAGNKDAVEQLKSSIHRCESQMFERSVCAQRMECTELLHFSESLAHSITCDVRKKLKMSGACLPKSLTDSCLYKKTEFDEVTGDLIKTRFSRTFLPFSPDHKLYHSTGNINENGYSEGIIQAIEQYAKKVADDTLEMSLESAVLHVAGTRKNGDKLLYTEKLSPFSGTVCRCCSMKEHRYCRENMSHHLPAQGSCSPVRHFLHSGLGGACQNSRVYQLDIPKIHVDVEQRTVFADKGATAATEKAERELSYTSLTADSGIGQDGVSFAESLTTEIMTSAMTNIGQTVTISSVGREGFHSVESVVSQQMSLSIGDDSTGSWSNLSFEDEHPDESSSFLHLSDSNGNSSSWSSLGLEGDMYEENLSFPTSDSDGTEDKDEDSKDAVEGLEQVRKTLSIMNIDLEPNLVDPQLRAALQWLAASETEVSDLHFRDTAAREFVFLSRRLRERDWKVGDLLQAVLKYCEIIEMASDGEQALSKSLVSWLLENV from the exons attaCGTTTATAGGTTTTGTGGAAGGGATGGATACTGCTCACTTGCAG gAGCTCTCAGCTGTTTCTGTAGAGCTTCCAGATGTTCTGAAATCGCTCCAGTTGCGcaaactaaaagaaaatgagGCTGTGTTTCTAAAAGACTTAAAGAAAACCTCAGGAAAACCTTATGTCATGAAACATCAG AATCAGCTTCCTGAAGTGTTTTGTGTGATGAGACTGTCTCCTTCATTCCCAAGGATCAAAGTTGATTATATATTCACCTTGCTAAGCAAGTATACCGCAGGCATAAGTTATGCAGTGGAAATAAACTCTTCACAAAAACATCAAACGGAGACAACTCATGGAGAAGATGATGACACCAATCAGTCAGTTTCTTCAATTGAAGATGATTTTGTCACTGCTTTTGAACAGTTAGATGAAGACGAACCTTCAAAGATCCTAAGTGCTG GTACGTGCAGCTTTACTTCTCAAAACCATCGAGATGCTGCTTCACAGACTATCCCTGCTCAATGTTTAGAAGCTGTTGACTCAAAGATGGTTGTGGGTTCTGCACAACGAAAATCATCTGCCAGATCTTCTACCTTGATTGATATTTTGGGACTTAAGGAGCTGTCCTCAGTAAAGAATTCAGTTACAACCTCAATTTCTGATCCTTGGATACAAAGGAGTTTCTATAAGCCATATAATCCTTCTGATCAAAGTGTTAATTTTTTACGtaaaacattgttttcttcctctccagcTGAATCCTCTGAGTCAGATTGCTCCAGCCCAAGCCCCATCATCTTCTTAGATGAAGAAGGGTATCAAAAAAGCTTGAAGGCAAAACTTCAGCTGCCAAAAATTCCAGTAGTAAAAGATGGTATAGAGGATTCAGACTCAGAAGTGAGTGAATTTTTTGATAGTTTTGATCAGTTTGATGAGCTGGAACAAGCCTTGGAAAACTCTTGTAAAATTATTAAGGATCCAATCCTAGGGAATCCTGCCCAGAAAAGGAGGACTGCACATGAAAAATTGTCTTCTGCAGGCATTACAATGAATCCTCAGAAATTCAAGTTTGATCGTCCCACTCTTCCAGCCAATGTAAAGAAACCAACTCCTCGTAAGCCAGAATCACCGTACAGCAGCATCTTCGAGGTGCCGGATTCCCCTCGCCCAGTTCAAACATCAGCGGAAGAGAACGGAGGCTTCTTCAGCCCCATTCGAACATCGGCCTTCAGCCCCCTGGGGAGTTGCGGTTCTTCCAAATGCTTGTGTCGAATTAATCTTGGTGGAGATGGGACAGGTCAAAGTCACCGTGATGCAGCTTATGACAGTTATTCAGCATATGCTGACAGTGTTTCATGTGAAATACTGGgttctgttcttttttctgaGTCCTCATCAGAACAAATGTGTGCAGAGAATGATTCAAAACACAAAAGGGTGACTTTAAAAGGGAAGAAGAGGCAAGCTGCAGATCTCAAAATGAAAACTAGTAAGGAACCAGAGAAGCAAACAAAATCTAAACATAAGTCACTAATGATAAGAGATAGCATTCAAAAGTTTGCAACTGAATTGGTTGAAAAAAGTTTTGGCAGTGCATTTAAGGACCTCCAAAAAGGTGTTTCTTCATGCACAAATGCACTTTGCCATTTGGCTTCTAGGTTGACTTCTTCAGTCTTTCAAATGGCTTTTTATGAGATCGGAAGACGTAGAGCAATCTCGCTGAAGGAGCGTGCCATTAATGGCATAGCAAACTTTTTGGTGAGCGAAGCTATAACTGGTGCTTTGAAAGAATTGCATCAGgtaaagaaacaaatatttaacaACACTGTTGCACGGTTTGCAGCAGACCTCGCTGAAGAACTTGTGTTTGAAGGAATCATGGAAGTATGCCAGTTTTCATATCCATCAACACCTAATGCACAGTCCTCATCATTTGATTATGAAAACAAAGTGGTAAGATCCTATGCCCGAGATTTGTCTGAATCTGTCATTCAGGAGGCATTTATTGAACTATCTCAGGTTGATGTGACCTTCACAACACAAGCAGCCATTAGTGTTTCCATGGACAATATCAAATATGTAAGTGCAGAAAGTATGTTAGAGTCAACACAGACGTCCACAGTTTCTCCTAATTTTAATGATAGGGTAGCACAAAAGCCAATCCAAGACTCCAAGAAAGAATATACAGTACAGCAAGCTCTATTTTGTACCTCTGGTGTTGTGAGTTCAATACCTGTGCCCTTAGCTGGAAGAGCCCTTTGTCAGCAACAGCTTTCCTCTGATGCTTACAAAGTGAAAGTATCCACTGTTCCAGATGCTGGTGACAgtacaaaaatattcaaagacTCCGCTCATCCATTTTTCACAAGCAGAACGAGAGAGGAGGAATTGgcttctttcagaaatatttatctaACTTCGGATCACAGTCAAAGTACGGAAAGTACTCCATCCCTTTTCTGTAACCAGAATGATACCAAACTAGCAAATAACAGATCTGGAATGAACAGTAATTCAGAATTAACAAGTGGGTCAAAAGGCATTAATACTTTCTCTGGAACTATGGTAGATATGATAGTAAATGAAGCTTATGAAACCATAACCTCATCCAGAGTAACAAAAGCAGTAGAAGAGTATTCAGattttttaacaagaaaagtAATAGATAAAAAGCCTTATGTGCAAGATACTGGTGAAGGCTCCCCCAAGAGCATGTTTGCAGATCATTTGGCCAAGTATGTTATAAAACAATCTGTGGAAGAAAGTAAAACTGTGTTATGCAACACCAGTGAGAGTTTAACATGTAATGTGAGCTCACAGACTTATAGAGGTACCAATCGAAAAGAACAATGTGTGATAAAGAAGCAAGAAGCTGAGAAACAAAGTAATGTTTCTATAATTGTGGAACAACAACAGTTGCCTTTGAATAATCCGTGTAAATTTCTTACTCCAACTCATTCTGTTCAGTGTATTTTAGAATCTAAAGATTCTTGGCAGGatcaaaaaggaaacaatttttcttcaaaatcacCACCTCCTTGTTCCACTGTAACTTCGGCTAGGCGTGTTCTAGAGGACTGTACTGACACAGGAAGCTGTTCAATAACATGCTTAAACAAGCCTTCCAAAAAAAGCGATACCCAGAAACCATCAGCAGGAGCTTTGAATTACAGGCTGACTGATTGTTTTCTGCATACAAATAGCTTTCCTTCAGAGATGTTTGTCAGTGAAGGTGCTTTGCagatggaagaaaaatcaaGCCTGAAACATGGAAATACCTGTTTAATGCCCGATACACCCCCACCGACTCCTCTAGTACCATGTCAAGGTAGTTCTGAAAGGAACCTAAAAAAACTGTCCAAGAAACTCAAGGGAGAATTAGCAAAGGAATTTGCGCCCGCAACACCACCTTCTACACCCTACAATCCATCCACTACTGATTCGTCTGAAACTGAACATGACTCTTTGGAAAATGAGGAATTTATGCTGAAACTCATGTGGTCGCTTTCTGAAGAAGTGGAAAGTAGTGAAGATGAAGATCATTCTGAAATGCCTGTTGAGAAAGAGGAGCATTCAGCAAAAACAATTCAGTATGCAGATTGCTTAGCTAGCCACATAATTTCAGTAGCGACTGAAATGGCTGCTTCCCATTTAGGTGGTAAAACAAGTGAAAGAGAAGCTGGCAGGCAGGCTCAGTTAGGGATGCAAAAGAAAAGATGCAGATATACTGCATTTGTAAATATCCCAGAAGAGACGTGCAATTCACTGTGGAATTATGCAGGGGATATGGCAGGAAAAGTCATCAATGAGGCCAAGAAAGTAGTGAAATCAAGGCATTGCAAGCTGTTGAGGTTGAAGCGGGTTAACTGCCAGGTGGATTGCTTTTATTTGAGTAAAGGTGATAAAGATGGTAATTCAAAAGAATGGTGTGGCCCAGTACAGGACCAGTGGCTGGGGGGGAGAGATTCACCTGGGCTTCCTTTACCACAAGGTTCAGGCACGACAGGTTTGACTTCCAAGTACCCGAGCTGTGAAAGTGTGACTGACGAGTACGCAGATCATGTTATCCGGGTTCTGAAAAGAGAAGGAGGTAATGCTGAGCTGTTAGTGGATCAGTACGCCAGCAGACTTGCTTACAGGTCTATCAAATCGGGCTTGCAGCAAGCTGCTAGAAAAACCAAATTCAGATACAGCAAAAAGACATTTCCTGGGCAAAATGCACAGGTGAATGGTAAGCTGGAGTTGATCAAAGCAGGGAATAAAGATGCCGTTGagcagctgaaaagcagcattcATCGCTGTGAAAGCCAAATGTTTGAGAGGAGTGTCTGCGCACAGAGAATGGAATGTACAGAGTTGTTACATTTTTCTGAATCCCTTGCTCACAGTATCACTTGTGATGTcaggaagaaactgaaaatgtcTGGAGCGTGTTTGCCAAAGTCTCTTACAGATTCCTGTCTGTATAAAAAGACTGAATTTGATGAAGTCACAGGGGATCTCATTAAAACACGGTTTTCTAgaacatttcttcctttctccccagATCATAAACTCTATCATAGTACAGgtaatataaatgaaaatggcTACAGTGAAGGTATAATTCAAGCTATAGAACAATATGCTAAGAAAGTAGCAGATGATACTCTAGAAATGAGTTTAGAGTCAGCTGTTCTCCATGTGGCTGGAACCAGAAAAAATGGGGATAAGCTCTTGTACACAGAGAAACTGTCTCCTTTTTCTGGAACTGTGTGTAGATGCTGCAGTATGAAGGAACATCGGTACTGTAGAGAAAATATGTCCCATCATCTACCTGCACAAGGATCCTGCAGTCCAGTGAGGCATTTTCTTCATTCTGGATTGGGTGGTGCCTGTCAAAATTCAAGAGTGTATCAGCTCGATATTCCCAAAATTCACGTTGATGTAGAACAGAGGACGGTGTTTGCTGACAAGGGGGCTACTGCAGccacagagaaagcagaaagagagCTGAGTTACACAAGTCTGACAGCTGACAGTGGTATTGGACAAGATGGAGTCAGTTTTGCTGAAAGCCTTACTACTGAAATAATGACATCAGCTATGACTAATATTGGTCAGACAGTTACCATAAG CTCTGTTGGAAGAGAAGGATTTCACTCTGTTGAATCTGTTGTTAGCCAGCAAATGAGTCTTAGTATTGGTGATGATAGCACTGGGAGTTGGTCCAATCTAAGTTTTGAAGATGAACATCCTGATGAGAGCAGCAGTTTTCTTCACCTAAGTGACAG TAATGGTAACAGCAGTAGCTGGAGCAGTCTTGGTTTAGAAGGGGATATGTATGAGGAGAATTTATCCTTTCCAACATCAGACAG tgaTGGAACAGAAGATAAAGATGAAGATTCCAAGGATGCTGTAGAAG GTTTGGAGCAAGTACGAAAAACTTTATCAATAATGAATATTGATCTGGAGCCAAATCTAGTGGAcccacagctcagagcagcactcCAGTGGCTGGCAGCTTCTGAAACAGAGGTGTCTGATCTTCACTTTCGTGACACTGCTGCAAGGGAATTTGTCTTC CTTTCCAGAAGACTGAGAGAAAGAGATTGGAAAGTTGGAGATCTCTTGCAAGCAGTGCTGAAATATTGTGAAATTATAGAGATGGCATCTGATGGAGAGCAAGCTCTGAGTAAATCTCTGGTCAGTTGGCTTCTggaaaatgtctga